In the genome of Candidatus Pristimantibacillus lignocellulolyticus, the window ATAATTCAAATAAACGATTTACTTCTTTCTCAGTTAATGGGATTGCCATAGAACTCCCTCCAACTACTCAACATTTTTACGACTAGAGTGTATCATATTTATCGCTTTCTCCATACAAATTTATGACAACACGTTAATAATTAATGAACTAAACTTTTCATATCGTAAAACAAAAAGAAGTTACACATTGTGTAACTCCTTTTTCTAACCTACTACAACATGTAGACAAAATCTAAAGAGATTATAGCTACATTTCATACATCGAGCCTTTAACTTATTGAAAATGGGCAATTATCTAGCGTGTTCTTCTCCCGTTACATTTCCGAAGAATTTAATGGAGTAAATTGCACAAAGCCCTACAATAACGTAGATCACTCGTGAAAAACCATGACCAAAGATACCCTCAACTAAGTTATAGTTAAAGAGACCAATCAATAGCCAGTTAATACCGCCAACAATCAATAGTAATAGCGCCACAACATTTAATGTTTTCATTCTTAACAGCTCCTCAATCGTAATGGTACTATTAAGAAATTCCCCTAATTTGTTATGAATTATGCATGAAAGGCTTAAACTTTTATATTTACCATCTCTTCATCTCTACATTTCTAAGAAGACAATCCAACAGATTGTTCTATGTACTGATTATCCTGAACTGCTTTTAGCATAAATGTAGCTACATCTGCCCTCGCAATATTATAGCCTTTAGGCGCTCCTCCATGAAGCACTTCACTATAAGTGCCTACCAATGGACCATTCGTTAAACTCATCGGTCGTGCTATCGTCCAGCGAAGCTTACTAGCAACTAATGACCCATACGCTTTTGTGTGATCTGCTAAAACTTTACGAAGGACGAACATAGCCAATTTGCCCATCATACCTTTTAGCTCTTTGTGAATACCTGCGGAAGCACAATAAACTATTCGTTCGATATTATGTTGCTTCATTCCTTCAATTAAATGCTGCGTAACGGTAGACATAAGTGTAGAAGCACCAAGATTTTTCCCACCTATGGTACAGATGACAGCATCATGACCTTGCATTGCAGTGATCACACTATTTTTGTCTAACCCATCACCTTGAACGATTTGTAAATGAGCATGCTCTACTGATACTTTCGATGGATCCCTTACAAATGCCGTTACCTCATATCCCGCCTCTAAAGCTTGTTTTACAACCTCCTTACCAACACCACCTGTTGCACCAATTACGAATAGTTTCATTGCCATACCTTCTTTCCCCTCTTCTTCTACCCTATAACTTATTCCGATGTTCTATCATATAACTATAAACTTTAATATGACTCAATGGAAATACCTAATAACATCAGTTCATTAATTTTGCGTATTATCACAAAAATAACTATACAAAACTTATACAAATACTATACTATATAGTTACAACATCATTTTTCTATATACAAAATGAATAAAATGACTGCATGAGAGAGGTGTTTCCATGGAACTTATTAATCACCGTACGTTTTATCATATGATCTTAACTGGAGCGCATCAGATTATAAGTAAAGAAAAAGAATTGAATAAAATTAACGTATTTCCTGTCGCTGATGGTGATACCGGTAGTAATCTCGCATACCTGATGAAGATGATTGTACGTGAGACCAAATGGATCGAACCATCCACTGAAATGTTAAATAAAATGAAAACAGCTTGCCTTCGTGGTTCTCGAGGTAATTCGGGGATGATTTTCTCTCAGTTCATTATTTCCATGTGTGATTTTCTAAGTAAACATAACGAAATAAAAACAGAGCAATTTATTGAAATGTGTGAGTATTCGGTAGCTAGATCATATTACTCCGTGAATGAGCCACAAGAAGGGACAGTACTTACTGTTATGAAAGATTGGATCAATGTCATGAAAGACAATAGTAGCCAATCCACAGGCATTCTAGACGTGATGCAAGATTCATTCTCAGAAGTGTGTGTGTCACTAGAAAATACGAAGAACCAATTACCAGTGTTACAGCAACATAACGTTGTCGATGCCGGAGCAAAAGGTTTCGTACATTTTCTACAAGGCTTAATTGACTCCATGAAAACGGGAACTCATCTTAACATAACGAAAGATGATGTAACTACGGAATTGAGTTCCCTAGAAAATCTTACGATGTATTCGATGGTTGTTGATAACCATACTTTTTCAGATACAGACACTATCGTAAATCGTTATTGTTCTGAGTTTTTATTCGATGTAACTACAAATTTAACGGAAATAAGACAGCAATTATCTTCACTCGGTGATTCTTTCATTGTCGTTGGAGATCAAAATCAAGGTAAAGTACATATTCATACAAATACTCCCGAGCGTGTGGCGGAAGTAATCAATGAGAATGGCTCTATCATTTATCAAAAGGTTGAGGATATGCAACGTCAGCATGAAACGCTCTATCAACGAAAATCATCTATTGCTATCGTTGTCGATTCCGCTTGTGATATTCCACAAGATCTGTTGGATAAGTATCAAATTCATATGTTGCCACTGCATCTACAACTTGGTAACTCAACATATTTAGATAAAGTTACATTGAAACCTGAAACATTTTATAACAAGCTTGAAAAAGTAACTGAACAACCCAAAACATCACAACCTACACAAGAATCAATTACGAATCTTTATACTCAATTATTAAATAATTATGATCACATTATCTCGATTCATCTCTCGAAAGAACTAAGTGGTACTTATGAGGCTTGTCGTTCTGCAGCTGAGCAAATTGATTCTACCAGAGTTCATGTTGTGAATTCACGTACTTTGTCGGGTGCGTATGGATTACTTGTACAAAAAACTGCTCAATCCATTGACCAAGGCCATTCTATCGATGAGATAAAAGCATCATTATCAACATGGATTCCAACTTCAGAAATTTTAGTTAGTGTTCCAACATTGAAACATATGATTCGTGGCGGTAGAGTTAGTCCGCTGCAAGGGAAAATAGCAAGATGGTTAGATATGAAGCCGATTGTATCCATAGATCGAGAAGGTAAATCGCTATTATACGGAAAAACATTTTTCAAACGTTCTAGTCTAGAAAAATTACTGCAATTCACTCAAAAGATTAATGCAATGAACAAAATTGAGAGCTACGCTATACTTCATGCAGATTCCATCCAAGATAGCTCTTTATGTGAAAGGGAAATGATCCGTATTACTGGTCAAAAGCCGAAATATGTAACTAGTGTTTCAGCTGTTATCGGATTGAATGCTGGAAAAGGCGCAGTCAGTGTTGCAATGTTACTTAGTGACGCTAATCAAAGGGGGAATTAATATATGTGGTCATTATATGGAATTAGTGGGTTAGCTATTTTTATTTTTATGGTAATATTATTTTTAGTTGCACAAGTGAAGAAGGATAATTCGATTGTCGATATTGGGTGGGGATTAGGATTCGTTATTGTGGCGTTCTCAACTTTCTTCTATCAAAAAGGGTATGATGCAAGACAATTACTTATCTTAACCTTAGTCAGTCTATGGGGTATTCGATTAGCCGTGTATTTGTTAATTCGTGCAGTTGGGCAAGGCGAAGATTTTCGTTACGTTAACTTCCGTAAAGCATGGGGCAAAAATGTAGTTATTATTGCATTTTTCCGTGTATTTATGTTACAAGGATTTATTATGTTATTATTAGCTTATCCTATTATTCGTGTAAGTGCAGTGCAGAGTAATGGTTTGGATCTTGCCGCTTATATTGGTTTAGCGATCTGGTTCGTGGGATACTTCTTCCAAGTGGTTGGAGATGCTCAACTTAAATCATTTAAGAAGAAACGTAAAAGTAAAGAAGAAGTACTTACTTCAGGATTATGGCGCTATACTCGTCATCCGAATTACTTTGGTGAAGCGACAATGTGGTGGGGAGTTGCAGTTATCTTGTTACCATTGCAATGGGGCTTTATATCTTTGATCAGCGCTTTACTAATTAATTTACTACTTCTAAAAGTTTCTGGTGTACCATTTTTAGATAAGCGATACGCTAACAATAAAGCTTATCAGCAATACAAATCAGAAACGAATAACTTCATTCCTTGGTTTCCAAAAATAAAATAAGTTTGTAATTAAGTGATCGAGGGTGTTAACAATTTATAACATTAAAATGGTTTCAAAATTATTAGGTATATCACCTATAACCATTCGTGCTTGGGAAACACGATATCAAGTCATCCAACCACAAAGAAGTGAAGGTGGACATCGTCTTTATTCCGATAAAGATGTTGAGGATCTTCGCTGGTTACTCATCCAAACAAAAGAAAAAGGACTTAGTATTAGTCACGCCTCTCAGTTGCTACTGAAACAAAAGCAAACAAACGTTACTGCTGCGACAGTGACAGATGAAGAACCTAGATCTACTTATACTAGCGTGCAAAATGACTTATATCATGCCTTATTGAATATGGACATTGAGAAATCTGAACATATTGTAGATCTTGGATTTTCAATGTATCCACTTGATGAGATGATTCATAAAGTATTAGTTCCGCTTATGATTCGAGTTGGCGACGAATGGGAACAAGGAATAATATCTGTTGCACAAGAACATATGGTTAGCGAATTTGTAAAACAACGTTATATACAGTTTTTCAGACTATTCCAACGAAATCCATCACTACCAAAAGTAATTGCACTGTGCCCCGCTGGCGAGCGTCATGAAGTTGGCTTATTATTATTTTCACTGTTTCTTCGCCGTAAAGGACTAGACGTTATCTATCTAGGGGCCGATACTCCTGTCGATGGTATTGGTGAGATGTTGATTCGTAGCGATGCGAATTGGTTATGTTTAACGTTAACAGATCCTAAACGATTAGATAATACGATTAAGTATATCGAACATATCTTGACTATTCGACCTCAAGTCAAAATTATACTGGGTGGAAAAGGCTTTACGGCGTTAGATAGCCATCATCCTTATTATGACTTTTTGATTGGAGATCACAATGACGAGTGGGAACGTTGGTATCAGCAACAACTAGTCCATATATAAGCATTGCTCCAATTCTCTTCAATAATCAATGAATAGACTTAACTGAGTGATAACGAAACCCGGCATGCAAATTAATTTTTAATTTGCATGCCGGGTTTTATAGATATACCTCTCAAAATATTTCCATGAAACTAGCTACTATATATACACTTCCGCGTCTTCTATAAGCCACTG includes:
- a CDS encoding DUF378 domain-containing protein encodes the protein MKTLNVVALLLLIVGGINWLLIGLFNYNLVEGIFGHGFSRVIYVIVGLCAIYSIKFFGNVTGEEHAR
- a CDS encoding SDR family oxidoreductase, which gives rise to MAMKLFVIGATGGVGKEVVKQALEAGYEVTAFVRDPSKVSVEHAHLQIVQGDGLDKNSVITAMQGHDAVICTIGGKNLGASTLMSTVTQHLIEGMKQHNIERIVYCASAGIHKELKGMMGKLAMFVLRKVLADHTKAYGSLVASKLRWTIARPMSLTNGPLVGTYSEVLHGGAPKGYNIARADVATFMLKAVQDNQYIEQSVGLSS
- a CDS encoding DegV family EDD domain-containing protein; translation: MELINHRTFYHMILTGAHQIISKEKELNKINVFPVADGDTGSNLAYLMKMIVRETKWIEPSTEMLNKMKTACLRGSRGNSGMIFSQFIISMCDFLSKHNEIKTEQFIEMCEYSVARSYYSVNEPQEGTVLTVMKDWINVMKDNSSQSTGILDVMQDSFSEVCVSLENTKNQLPVLQQHNVVDAGAKGFVHFLQGLIDSMKTGTHLNITKDDVTTELSSLENLTMYSMVVDNHTFSDTDTIVNRYCSEFLFDVTTNLTEIRQQLSSLGDSFIVVGDQNQGKVHIHTNTPERVAEVINENGSIIYQKVEDMQRQHETLYQRKSSIAIVVDSACDIPQDLLDKYQIHMLPLHLQLGNSTYLDKVTLKPETFYNKLEKVTEQPKTSQPTQESITNLYTQLLNNYDHIISIHLSKELSGTYEACRSAAEQIDSTRVHVVNSRTLSGAYGLLVQKTAQSIDQGHSIDEIKASLSTWIPTSEILVSVPTLKHMIRGGRVSPLQGKIARWLDMKPIVSIDREGKSLLYGKTFFKRSSLEKLLQFTQKINAMNKIESYAILHADSIQDSSLCEREMIRITGQKPKYVTSVSAVIGLNAGKGAVSVAMLLSDANQRGN
- a CDS encoding DUF1295 domain-containing protein codes for the protein MWSLYGISGLAIFIFMVILFLVAQVKKDNSIVDIGWGLGFVIVAFSTFFYQKGYDARQLLILTLVSLWGIRLAVYLLIRAVGQGEDFRYVNFRKAWGKNVVIIAFFRVFMLQGFIMLLLAYPIIRVSAVQSNGLDLAAYIGLAIWFVGYFFQVVGDAQLKSFKKKRKSKEEVLTSGLWRYTRHPNYFGEATMWWGVAVILLPLQWGFISLISALLINLLLLKVSGVPFLDKRYANNKAYQQYKSETNNFIPWFPKIK
- a CDS encoding MerR family transcriptional regulator, which encodes MLTIYNIKMVSKLLGISPITIRAWETRYQVIQPQRSEGGHRLYSDKDVEDLRWLLIQTKEKGLSISHASQLLLKQKQTNVTAATVTDEEPRSTYTSVQNDLYHALLNMDIEKSEHIVDLGFSMYPLDEMIHKVLVPLMIRVGDEWEQGIISVAQEHMVSEFVKQRYIQFFRLFQRNPSLPKVIALCPAGERHEVGLLLFSLFLRRKGLDVIYLGADTPVDGIGEMLIRSDANWLCLTLTDPKRLDNTIKYIEHILTIRPQVKIILGGKGFTALDSHHPYYDFLIGDHNDEWERWYQQQLVHI